Proteins from one Erythrolamprus reginae isolate rEryReg1 chromosome 6, rEryReg1.hap1, whole genome shotgun sequence genomic window:
- the LOC139168913 gene encoding potassium voltage-gated channel subfamily A member 1 — protein MTVMAGDNLDETLALPGHPQDSYRPGSHEDHECCERVVINIAGLRFETQLKTLSQFPNTLLGNPKKRMRYFDPLRNEYFFDRNRPSFDAILYYYQSGGRLRRPVNVPLDMFSEEIKFYELGEEAMEKFREDEGFIKEEERPLPEKEYQRQIWLLFEYPESSGPARVIAIVSVMVILISIIIFCLETLPALKDQDRDYGFHNHTDNSTVYRKPSIFTDPFFVVETLCIIWFSFELLVRFIACPSKPEFFKNIMNFIDIVAIIPYFITLGTEMAEQEGPPKGEQATSLAILRVIRLVRVFRIFKLSRHSKGLQILGQTLKASMRELGLLIFFLFIGVILFSSAVYFAEAEESGTYFDSIPDAFWWAVVSMTTVGYGDMYPVTIGGKIVGSLCAIAGVLTIALPVPVIVSNFNYFYHRETEGEEQAQLLKVSSPNLASDSDLSRRSSSTISKSEYMEIEEDVNNSIDNFREATLRTGNYTLANQNCVNKTKLLTDV, from the coding sequence ATGACTGTCATGGCTGGGGACAACCTGGACGAAACCTTGGCTTTGCCGGGACACCCGCAGGACAGCTACCGGCCGGGGTCCCACGAGGACCACGAGTGCTGCGAGCGGGTGGTGATCAACATTGCTGGCCTGAGGTTTGAGACGCAGTTGAAAACTCTGTCTCAGTTCCCCAACACTTTGCTGGGCAACCCCAAGAAACGCATGCGGTACTTCGACCCGCTGAGGAACGAGTATTTCTTCGACCGGAATCGCCCTAGCTTCGATGCCATCCTTTATTACTACCAGTCTGGGGGACGGCTTCGACGGCCGGTCAACGTCCCTTTGGACATGTTCTCCGAGGAGATCAAGTTCTACGAACTGGGGGAGGAGGCCATGGAGAAGTTTCGAGAGGACGAAGGCTTCATTAAGGAGGAAGAGAGGCCCTTGCCCGAGAAGGAATACCAAAGGCAGATTTGGCTGCTCTTCGAATACCCAGAGAGCTCTGGGCCGGCTCGGGTGATCGCTATCGTCTCCGTCATGGTGATCTTAATCTCCATCATCATCTTTTGCCTGGAAACCTTGCCAGCCTTAAAAGATCAGGATAGGGACTACGGATTCCATAACCACACGGACAACTCCACCGTCTACCGCAAGCCCAGCATCTTCACCGACCCCTTCTTCGTGGTGGAGACTCTGTGCATCATCTGGTTTTCGTTCGAGCTGTTGGTGCGCTTCATCGCCTGCCCGAGCAAGCCCGAGTTCTTCAAGAACATCATGAATTTCATAGACATAGTGGCCATCATCCCTTACTTCATCACCCTGGGCACAGAGATGGCCGAGCAGGAGGGGCCTCCCAAAGGAGAACAGGCCACCTCGCTGGCCATCCTCAGGGTCATCCGACTGGTAAGAGTCTTTCGCATCTTCAAACTGTCCAGGCACTCTAAGGGACTCCAGATTCTGGGACAGACCCTCAAAGCCAGCATGAGAGAATTAGGTTTGCttatctttttccttttcattgggGTGATCTTGTTCTCCAGCGCAGTGTATTTCGCTGAAGCTGAGGAATCTGGGACTTATTTCGACAGCATCCCCGATGCTTTCTGGTGGGCAGTGGTATCCATGACCACTGTGGGATATGGTGACATGTACCCTGTGACAATTGGAGGCAAAATCGTGGGCTCCTTGTGTGCCATCGCTGGTGTGCTGACAATTGCCCTGCCAGTACCTGTCATTGTGTCCAATTTCAACTACTTCTACCACCGAGAAACAGAAGGGGAGGAACAGGCTCAGTTACTTAAAGTTAGCTCTCCTAACTTAGCCTCTGACTCTGATCTGAGTCGCCGTAGCTCCTCCACAATCAGCAAGTCTGAGTATATGGAAATTGAAGAGGATGTGAATAATAGCATAGACAATTTTAGAGAGGCCACCCTCAGAACTGGCAACTACACCTTAGCCAACCAAAACTGTGTCAATAAAACCAAGCTGCTTACAGATGTTTAG